In Penaeus vannamei isolate JL-2024 chromosome 24, ASM4276789v1, whole genome shotgun sequence, the genomic stretch tacatacacgtgtgtgtgtgtgtgtctgtgtgatatatatatatatatatatatatatatatatatatatatatatatatgtgtgtgtgtgtgtgtgtgtatgtgtgtgtgtgggacgatgcgtgtgtgtgtgtgtgtgtgacgatgcgtgtgtgtgtgtgtgtgtgtgggacgatgcgtgtgtgtgtgtgtgtgtgtgtgtgtgtgggacgatgcgcgtgtgtgtgtgcgtatgtgtgcgtgtgtgtgtgtgtgtgtgtgtgtgtgtgtgtgtgtatgtgtgtgtgtgtgtgtgacggtgtgtgtgtgggtgtgtgtgtgtcacagtgtgtgtgtgtgtgtgtgtgtgtgacggtgtgtgtgtgtgtgagtgtgtgtgtgtgtcgctgtgtgtgtgtgtcggtgtgtgtgtatgtgcatataaatatgtatatatatatatatatatatatatatatatatatatatatatatatatatatataaatatatatatacatatattcatatattcacatatatatacatacatatatagatacatatatgtatgtgagtgagtgagtgtgtgagtgagtgagtgaatgagtgtgtgtgtttgtgtgtgtgtgtgtccctctccctctttctctccttcttcctctctctttctccctctccctctcccgatgATCAAAGGAAAAACACAGATATATTATTGAACAAGCCTGTTATAAATATTGCTGAATCATCATCAATTGCACACACGCAAGTAGGGAGCAACACCGTCACCTGGTAACAGATAGGAAAGCCTTATCACCTCCAGTCTACAGATATTTGTAACTCGAAATAGTAAAATTAACACGGCCGTCATATAAAGGATATAAAGGAAGCCAGACTTCTGGACACCTTTTTTCACCAAAGATTTGGAAGGATTTTAAGGTTTCATATATACCGCTTGTGCATTGGGTTCTAATATGAAGTGTGGGAAGAGGAAGTCGTTCTTAAAATGGGACATTTCACCTGAGTCAATActgaatcctctctctctctcactctctctaaatagcgattcctgtctctctgtctctctctctctctctccgatgatTACTTACGGAGAAGTGGGAAAAAAGGCCCTGGAAGACAGGCCCAGGTAGGCGTCGGGGTAGGTGTACGCGTGGCGGTACATGTTGGGTCGCTTCATCCTCCGACGCCGCTTGTAATTGCCGTGCTCGAACATGTCTTCGTGGTTGGGGTCTGCCAGGAGAGGCTTGTTAGATCTGTTAGCTAATGACATTTCACACATAtgtgttataataacaatagtagtagtcatattaatatcacaattgatatagaaaaggaaaagctttaataatgataaaattactaaTAATTACGATATAGATggctagaataacaataataaggataccaGTAAATGCAATTACAGAAAACTGTAGTGCGACATCAGGTAATAATGCTATCTTTTTTTACCATACGTTCGCATAACCGATcgcaacgattttggtatcgataGATTCTTTTCGCCCTctagtacacatatatgtaggaattatgccacggacacctcccccccccctaattcaTAAGGGTATGAAAGGTATTAGGGAAATTGAGAGGTAAATATAATTGTAATTCACAGAATCGGTCACTGccgccccaacccccgcccaggtaaacaaagaatccaccacgcATGTATGGCAAGATGGACCATCGGACAGGCTCGGCATCTGTCGCTCCCGCATATACGCTCTTCCCCAAGGTCtattataagtacatatatggacCTTGCTCTTCCCTGGCGTGAACAAGAGCTACGTAAGTACGGACCTTaaccgtgaatacgtggaggattctttgtcttccattgcAGCGGTTGTCGAAGGGGAGGGGGTTCGCGGCATAATTTCGTTATATTTGGATACTAGAAGTGAAaggaatccattgataccaaaatcgttgcgATCTATTATGCGAAGGTATTCGGAAGAGTTGCGTTATGCCGCTACCAGTAATTGCTATTTCGACTAAggataattattaacaataatatcgatagcAAGGAAAGGAATGCTCTTAAGGGTAAACAATCGAAACCAGTAACAACTGCTGATGAAGGAACATCAGCAGTAATTCAGTAAAAGGGAAACTTTACCTAAGGTCCAGAAATTCCCCTTgcctccgccaccgcctcctTCGCGGGGAATCTTTACGAAGCACTCGTTGAGGCTCAGGTTATGGCGGATCGAGTTCTTCCAACCTTGCTTCTCCTTGGCATTCTGCTGCGCGTAGAAAGGGAACTTGGTGGCGATCCACTGGTAGATCTCGCTTAGCTGAGTGACGGAAATAGACAGTTTGTGAAATTTAGCATTGAACTTTCTGAGGAGAGTCATATTGTGTCTTGAGGTGCGGAAAGAAGAGGGTTAAAAGATGGGGAAAATGGTAAGCAAGTGTTCTGAAGACGGTTCCTGTATAAATTAAGAgtattagaagagagagagatgtccaaAGGTTTTTGGTCCAAACCATTGTGGACCTTATTGCCTGGCTTTATTAAAccatttgatatacatataaacacatatgacaACGTGTAAAGAGCATATAATCGGTTATTACATAACTTTCTACGCAAAACAAATATAAGAATGCTCTGCCCGGTTGATGTTCAGTTTCAGTCTCAGTCAGCGGTCAGTGAAATGGCTAGTAAACCTCAAGAAAGGAACCTGCGTATTTTCGCGGCACGAGCAAGTCCTGCGCGCCTTACCTGCAGCTTTCTCTCGGCGCTCTCCTTGATGGCCATGGCGATGAGGGCCACGTAGGAGTAAGGAGGCTTCTTGTTGGGGTCAGTGTCCACGGTCTCTTTGCTGTTCTCATCCTACGGGGAAAACAAGACAAAGCAGCATATCAGTCATCActgctacaaacacacacacacacacacacatatatacatatatatatatatatatatatatatatatatatatatatatatatatatatatatgtatatatatgtatatatatatatatatatatatatatatatatatatatatatatatatatatatatatgtgtgtgtgtgtgtgtgtgtgtatgtgtgtgtgtgtgtgtgtgtgtgtatgtgtgtgtgtgtgtgtgcgcgtgtgcgtgtgcgtgtgcgtgtgcatgtgtatgtgtacgtgtgtgtgtgtgtgtgtgtacgtgtgtgtgtgtgtgtgtgtgtgagtgtatgtgtgtgtgtgtgtgtgtgtgtgtgtgtgtgtgtgtgtgtgtgtgtgcgcgcgtgtgtgcgtgcgtgcgtgcgtgcgtgcgtgtgtgtgtgtgtgtgtgtgtgtatgtgtatatgtgtatgtgtgcatgcaagtatgtatttgtatgtatggaacatatatacacacatatatatatatatatatatatatatatatatatatatatatatacatatgcacacagaagcacacacacacacacacacacacacacacacacacacacacacacacacacacccgtgcgcccgtatagatatatatatatatatatatatatatatatatatatatatatatatatatatatatatatatatacatatatatatatatatgtgtgtgtgtgtgcgtgtgtgtatatatacatagacatatgtatatatatgcatatatacatatatatatatatatatatatatatatatatatatatacaaatatatatatatacttatatatatataaatgaatacatgttatatatatgtatatatatatacatatatatatatatgtgtgtgtgtgtgtgtgtgtgtgtgtgtgtgtgtatgtgtatatatatatatatatatatatatatatatatatatatatatatatatatatatatatatgtgtgtgtgtgtgtgtgtatatctatatacatacatatatatatatatatatatatatatatatatatatatatatatatatatatatacatagacatatgtatatatatatgcatatatgtatatatatatatatatatatatatatatatatatatatatatatatatgtatgtatgtatatacatatatacaaatacatacatatatataaacacacacacacacaaacacacacacacacacacacacacacacacacacacacacacacacacacacacacacacacacacacacatatatatatatatatatatatatatatatatatatatatatataaactgtatatatatatatatatatgtataaatatatatatatatatatatatatataaacatgtatatatatatatatatatatatatatatatatatatatatatacaaatatatatatatatatatatatacatatatatatatatatatatatatatatatataaatatatatatatatatatacatatacttatatatatatatatatatatatatatatatatatatatatatatatatatatatataaatgaatacatattatatatatgtatatatatatatatagatagatggatagatagatagatagatagatagatagatagatagatagatatatcttatatatatatgtatatatatacatatatacaaatacatacatatatataaacacacacacacaaacacacacacacacacacacacacacacacacacacacacacacacacacacacacacacacacacacacacacgcacacacacacacaagcacacacacacacgcacatacacacacacacacacacacacatatatccatatatatatatatatatatatatatatatatatatatatatatatatatatatatatatatatatgtatatatatataaatatatataaatatatatatatatatataattatatatatatatatatatatatatacatgtatatatatacaatgaatatatatatatatatatatatatatatatatatatatatatatatatatattcattgtatatataaacatgtatatatataaatatatatatatatatatatatatatatatatatatatgtatatatatatatgtatgaatatatatatgtatgaatacatatatatatatatacatatatatatatatatatatatatatatatatatatatatatgtatatatatatatatatatgaatatatatatatatatatatatatatatatatatatatatatatataaatgcatacatatatataaataaatacatatcatatttataaatatacatacatatacatatatatatatatatatatatatatatatatatatatatatatatatatatatatttatatatatatatatatgtgtgtgtgtgtgtgtgtgtgtgtgtgtgtgtgtgtgtgtgtgtgtgtgtgtgtgtgtgtgtgtgtgtgtgtgtgtgtgtgtgtgtgtgtgtgtgtgtgtgtcgtgtgtatacatatacatacatacatacataaatacatacacacatacatatatatgtatatatatatatatatatatatatatatatatatatatatatatatatatatacacacacacacatacatatatatatatatatatatatatatatatatatatatatatatatatatatatatatatacatatatatatgtatatatatatatatatatatatatattcatatatatatgtatatatgtatatatatatacacacatatatatatatatatatatatatatatatatatatatatatatatatatatatatatatatatatatatatatatatataatacacacacatatgtgtaaatatatatacatcatttatatccatatatataaatatatatatataaatatatatgaatatacatatatatatatatatatatatatatatatatatatatatatacatgcatacatatacacatacacacacacacacacacacacacacacacacacacacacacacacacacacacacacacacacacacacacacacacacacacacatatatatatatatatatatatatatatatatatatatatatatatataatacacacatacgtatatatatatatatatatatatatatatatatatatatatatatatatatttatatatacatgcatacatatacacacacacacacacacacacacacacacacacacacacacacacacacacacacacacacgcacacacacacacacacacacacccgcacacacccacacgcacacacacagacacacacacacacacacgcacacacacacatatatatatatatatatatatatatatatatttatatatatatatatatatatatatatatatacatatatataaacacacacacacatatatgaatatatatatatatatatatatatatatatatatatatatatatatatatatatatatatgtgtgtgtgtatgtatgtatgtatgtgtgtgtgtgtgtgtgtgtatctaaatatacatatgtatataaattatatatatatatatatatatatatatatatatatatatatatatatatatatatatacatatatatatatatatatgaatatatacatatatatatatatatatatatatatatatatatacatatatatatatatatttatatatatatatgaatatatacatatatatatatatatatatatatatatatatatatatatatatatatatgtatgtatgtatgtgtgtatgtatatatatttatatatatgtgtgtgtgtgcgtatgtgtgtgtgtgcgtgtgtgcgtgcgtgcgtgtgtgtgtgtgtgtgtgtgtgtgtgtgtgtgtgtgtgtgtgtgtgtgtgtatgtatgtatgtatgtatgtatgtatgtatgtgtgtgtgtgtgtgtgtgtgtgtgtgtgtgtgtgtgtgtgtgtgtgtatgtatgtgtgtgtttgtgtgtgtgtgtgtgtgtgtctgtgtgtgtgtgtgtgtgtgtgtgtgtgtgtgtgtgtgtgtgtgtgtttgtttgtttgtgcgtatgtatgtatgtatgtatgtgtgtgtgtatgtgtgtgtgtgtgtgtgtgtgtgtgtgtgtgtgtgtgtttgtgtgtgtgtgtgtgtgtgtgtgtgtgtgtgtgtgtgtgtgtgtgtgtgtgcgtatgtatgtatgtatgtatgtatgtgtgtgtgtgtgtgtgtgtgtgtgtgtgtgtgtgtgtgtgtgtgtgtgtgtgtgtgtgtgtgtgtgtaaatgtatgtatgtatgtatgtatgtgtgtgtgtgtgtgtgtgtgtgtgtgtgtgtgtgtgtgtgtgtgtgtgtgtgtgtgtgtgtgtgtgtgtgtgtgtgtgtgtgtgtgtgtgtgtgtgtgtgtgtgtgtgtgtgcgtgcgtatgtatgtatgtatgtgtgtgtgtgtgtgtgtgtgtgtgtgtgtgtgtgtgggtgtgtgtgtgtgtgtgtgtgtgtgtgtgtgtgtgcgtgtatgtgtgtgtgtgtgtgcatatatgtgtgtgtgtgtgtgtgtgtgtgtgtgtgtgtgtgtgtgtgtgtgtgtgtgtgtgtgtgtgtgtgtgtgtgtgtgtgtgtgtgtgtgtgtgtgtgtgtgcaaatatcacAAGATATATCGTAACAGTGCTAAAAAAAATCCTTGCATGAAAACAGACCTTCTTGCCTCCGTTCGAGCCGTGACTTAGGCTTTTCTCTGCCGGCTCGCTGAGCGACGGAGCTGTGTCAAGAGGAGTTACTTTCTCGTACGTTTTGTCGAAGGTTGTAGAGTCACTTGTTTCTACAACCTTTGTAGACTCGTAAGGCCTGTCGTACGATGCTGAATCTAAGGTCTCCAAGGTTTTGTAGGTTTTCTCGTAGCACTTGTCGTAAGGGCCGTCGTCTATCGGATGCTCCAGGTGACCCTTGGATGCATACAGCTTGTCGTAGGATTTGACTTCGTGAGGCTCATAGACAGTCGTGTCCATGTGGTGATCCAATGGCGCTTTATCGTAATCCTTTCCGGAGTAAAGCTTGTCGTATGCCTTAGCTGTGTCGTAGAGTTTGTTGTCGTACATTTTAGGGGCCTCGTACGTGTGCGGGGCGCTGGTGGAGTCGATGTGGTCGTAGTGGGACTTGGCAGCCGCGTGGTGGTCGGCCTCCAGGGAAGTCATAACGGGTGCCTTCGCAAATGCCTCGTTTCTGGGAATGGAAAACACTTTtctgtttgtgcacacacacacacacactcacacacacacacacacacacacacacacacacacacacacacacacacacacacacacacacacacacccacaaacacacacacacacacacatgtatataaatataaacatataaatatgtacaaacatatatatacatatacatacacacaaacacacacatacacacacacacatatttataaatgcatatctatatatatggatatatgtactttatatatatatatatatatatatatatatatatatatatatatacatacatacataaatatatatatatatatatatatatatatatatatatatatatacataaatatacatacatacatatatatatatatatatatatatatatatatatatatatatatatatatatatatatatatatatatatatatatatatatatatatatatatatatacataaatatatatacatacatacatatatatatatatatatatatatatatatatatatatatgtacatttatatatatgtacatacatatacatacatatatgtatatatatatatatatatatataaatatatatatatataagtatatatatatatatatatgtatatatatatatatatatatatatatatatacatacacacacacacacacacacacacatacaaacccacacacacacatacatccaaaccaaacacacac encodes the following:
- the LOC113811208 gene encoding forkhead box protein L2 codes for the protein MTSLEADHHAAAKSHYDHIDSTSAPHTYEAPKMYDNKLYDTAKAYDKLYSGKDYDKAPLDHHMDTTVYEPHEVKSYDKLYASKGHLEHPIDDGPYDKCYEKTYKTLETLDSASYDRPYESTKVVETSDSTTFDKTYEKVTPLDTAPSLSEPAEKSLSHGSNGGKKDENSKETVDTDPNKKPPYSYVALIAMAIKESAERKLQLSEIYQWIATKFPFYAQQNAKEKQGWKNSIRHNLSLNECFVKIPREGGGGGGKGNFWTLDPNHEDMFEHGNYKRRRRMKRPNMYRHAYTYPDAYLGLSSRAFFPTSPSGGWGLSQMQGGSGLGGYSQTPRAHTPHSYSYPQMNQLQGGMQLSSGYQQLGGSLGTTALGSAPLSSGALGSGLPSHLSGGFLGGTSPSISSPGSTNTGLGPAPLWSSGTGSALSSGLGASGFLGSSSSLGSPSAAPLQPSFGGGGGTSYGSGLSACRRQGETPTSTQLAPLSYYPYWTDSKI